One window of Aspergillus oryzae RIB40 DNA, chromosome 3 genomic DNA carries:
- a CDS encoding uncharacterized protein (permeases of the major facilitator superfamily) yields the protein MRVNNSARRPRNPLLLRTPEELEDDVHKFYDRNNLKDVVDLELLVKGARIAQEPDNLYTLSLTPAEFKAIKDEKESGFWQQSKDLKVTILTTACAAITQYVRLAGSHIIFRLQLTNSYRGWQQSTINAGSEGWKHDLSPQGEDWTQSHLLLGGFIDAAPWLSGSIIGTWLSDPLQEGNYGRRPALFISAVFCAACVLGTARCVTWQQLLACRVILGIGIGAKASIAPVFAAEAAVDHLRGRLLMMWQLFDTFGVFLGFACDWIVDRQWRVLLGTASIPALILLFLVFLCPESPRFLIRRGDYTGAFVSLRQLRGTDIQAARDLYYIHSQLQVETEMFDGKRPQNWYSEEIYQKKVRETRFLKRIGKLFSHPRNQRACVAAFLVMASQQLCVRSTFSRFTLLDSSVKPRGRKHWIQMVPSNVRILGFGLANFLFTIPAYRYIDWRGRRLLLLISLAGMFLSLLAIGLFFRIETYTVRLALVSTFTIGFFTFFYGIGAGPVPFTFSAEVFPLAFREVGMSFSVMVNFLGLGLLVLFVPKLTDALGNYGESKLCFLFMWVFPVLSVACSVGF from the exons ATGCGCGTAAACAACTCAGCCAGGCG GCCTCGGAACCCGCTGCTACTCAGAACACCagaggagcttgaagatgacgTGCACAAGTTCTATGATCGAAACAATCTGAAAGACGTGGTCGACCTTGAGCTGCTTGTCAAAGGAGCCCGAATAGCACAGGAACCCGATAATCTATACACACTCAGCTTAACGCCAGCAGAGTTCAAGGCGATAAAGGATGAAAAGGAGTCGGGCTTTTGGCAACAAAGTAAAGACCTCAAGGTGACCATTTTAACCACAGCATGTGCGGCGATCACCCAGTATGTACGCCTGGCAGGGAGTCATATCATCTTTAGGCTCCAACTAACTAACTCTTATAGAGGCTGGCAGCAGTCCACGATCAATGCGGGTTCAGAAGGCTGGAAGCATGACTTGTCACCCCAAGGAGAAGACTGGACGCAGTCCCATCTATTATTGGGTGGCTTTATTGATGCTGCGCCTTGGTTATCGGGAAGTATTAT TGGAACCTGGTTGAGTGATCCTCTCCAAGAGGGCAATTATGGGAGGCGCCCAGCACTGTTCATTTCAGCCGTTTTTTGTGCTGCTTGTGTACTTG GTACCGCTCGCTGTGTGACATggcagcagcttcttgctTGTCGAGTGATACTCGGTATTGGG ATCGGCGCGAAGGCGTCAATCGCCCCCGTTTTTGCCGCAGAGGCAGCGGTTGACCATCTGCGCGGacggttgttgatgatgtggCAGTTGTTCGATACTTT TGgtgtctttcttggcttcgcCTGCGATTGGATTGTCGATCGCCAATGGAGGGTGCTTCTAGGGACAGCGTCTATTCCCGCTCTtatcctcctcttcctcgtctttctttgtcccgAATCCCCGCGGTTTCTTATCCGTAGAGGAGATTATACCGGGGCATTCGTGAGCCTCCGACAGCTACGAGGCACAGACATCCAGGCTGCGAGAGACCTTTATTATATCCATAGTCAACTACAAGTCGAAACGGAGATGTTTGATGGGAAGAGACCACAGAACTGGTATAGTGAAGAGATATACCAAAAGAAGGTCCGAGAGACCCGTTTCCTCAAGCGGATTGGAAAGCTTTTCAGCCATCCACGCAACCAAAGGGCATGTGTGGCTGCGTTTTTGGTAATGGCGTCACAACAACTGTGTG TTAGATCAACGTTCTCTCGTTTTACTCTTCTCGACTCTTCGGTAAAACCACGCGGGAGAAAACACTGGATACAAATGGTTCCCAGCAACGTGCGGAT ATTAGGATTCGGCTTGGCgaacttcctcttcactatTCCTGCGTATCGATACATTGATTGGCGTGGGcgtcggcttcttctcctcatctcGCTCGCGGGAATGTTTCTCAGTCTACTTGctattgggctttttttcCGAATCGAAACCTACACAGTCAGGCTGGCCCTCGTATCAACTTTTACCATCGGCTTCTTTACATTCTTCTATGGTATCGGTGCGGGACCAGTCCCTTTCACCTTCAGTGCCGAAGTCTTTCCACTTGCGTTCCGTG AAGTCGGCATGAGCTTCAGCGTTATGGTCAATTTCCTGGGTCTGGGGCTTCTGGTACTATTTGTACCCAAATTGACCGATGCTTTGGGCAACTACGGAGAATCCAAATTATGTTTTCTGTTCATGTGGGTGTTTCCTGTTCTCTCAGTTGCATGTTCGGTCGGATTTTAA
- a CDS encoding ankyrin repeat and protein kinase domain-containing protein (predicted protein) gives MSRYDDFRIAFNVEMSNEEIDAALTANGLIALHHALSSSSGYHSNDSSHRPSSEAHRRFTRRLTPTEHTTPRTIPNLRQSPELEMNEISPRQTYFHNDRPYYDVYPGPTNTIHRAENIIGESHLYPHDPLFIESPPERRPSIQRELMLRELSLALQTETHRRDRPSEKVVTRHSLALIWSESRLERFIDLVRPGFDNTWMHNIREEWLQTLSILVDIGWQDWGRFGDIFLKHRDEHGKWDRSDRMIPTYTLAILEDDSFLGSPWAEKFQASQYTFCPIDIEEGKSLTFSKEWKLPFVNDISTSIGNGAYGRVTKEIIGSGHFRSQSEHHLPGAPYSKDIAVALKQFEGRGDFHSETNNLDVLRSSLSKHDRIVPFLATVTIGNSFNILSPLADMDLDVFLREGHQRCPDFTLRDLMQEAAHLAGALAFLHQGLDSNPPGLSCCHMDLKPGNILVFHGDALDFPKVGKWKISDFGISIMSRPERTGTTVTEFVDSFTQRQRLSPPPGPYQSPDGAGHGLKSDIWSLGCILTRILALGLEGADGMMHLDQLRGTDGDGASPYENDYFHRGSPPVLNPHVQSWLSGLTSGRYNYNQEFLTRCQSLIVSMLAISHDDRPSARNVQEELHNLVEIAQPIVLRTPSINTSVGGSASVGSGSDNIRVNSRDIQPGNERLLSEVINLWNGDVNIEGIWDGNDRLLIYLIRLDYATALEVLLARHPGLDLETPDSKGDTPLKIAAAAGKRHIVEMLLNAGANIDAPSRRGGTPLMPACRHGHVSTVRLLLDRGADCSSHCEDGYTCLHYAIYSDNGANIIQLLNGKVSFNIRRSRTDETPLLSLIVRYDGTESWWDKFGRLLQGSADINMADIHRFTPLSRAVEQGHSQLAAILLSQGANYRDNPFVPVPVPVSVFSLYLFHYFSVLIIAFLLLLLLLLLLLLLRLIRLFLVSLGVSFFFLFLYLGKMVRFCCEEKRVACIKE, from the exons ATGAGTCGTTACGATGATTTTCGCATTGCTTTCAATGTCGAAATGTCCAATGAAGAGATCGATGCCGCTCTGACGGCAAATGGCTTAATTGCCCTTCACCACGCCCTCAGTTCTTCCTCTGGCTATCACAGCAATGACTCTTCACATCGGCCCAGCTCTGAAGCGCACAGACGATTTACCAGAAGACTTACCCCGACAGAGCATACAACACCTCGGACCATTCCTAACCTACGCCAAAGTCCAGAACTGGAGATGAATGAGATATCTCCGCGTCAGACATACTTTCATAATGATCGCCCCTATTATGACGTCTACCCCGGCCCTACCAA TACAATACATAGAGCAGAGAATATTATAGGTGAAAGTCATCTATATCCCCATGATCCTCTATTCATCGAAAGTCCTCCGGAAAGACGACCATCTATACAGCGAGAGTTGATGCTCAGAGAGCTCTCCCTTGCGTTACAAACTGAAACCCACCGAAGAGACAGGCCATCGGAAAAGGTCGTAACGCGGCATAGCTTAGCACTTATTTGGAGTGAATCTCGCCTAGAGAGATTCATAGACCTCGTAAGGCCCGGATTCGATAATACCTGGATGCATAACATTCGGGAAGAGTGGCTGCAGACACTATCTATACTAGTGGATATTGGCTGGCAGGATTGGGGGAGGTTTGGAGACATTTTTCTCAAACATCGCGACGAACATGGCAAATGGGACCGCTCAGATCGAATGATCCCAACGTATACACTGGCGATTCTGGAGGATGATTCATTCTTGGGGTCCCCGTGGGCTGAAAAGTTCCAAGCGAGCCAATATACTTTCTGTCCGATTGACATTGAGGAGGGTAAAAGTCTGACATTTTCGAAAGAGTGGAAGCTCCCCTTTGTGAACGACATATCGACAAGTATTGGGAACGGTGCATATGGCAGGGTcaccaaggagatcatcggAAGTGGACATTTTCGATCCCAATCCGAACACCACCTGCCGGGAGCGCCTTACAGC AAAGATATCGCGGTCGCTTTGAAACAGTTTGAAGGTAGGGGTGACTTCCACTCCGAAACCAACAACCTCGATGTACTTCGCTCAAGTCTCTCCAAGCATGATCGCATCGTCCCTTTCTTAGCCACCGTGACAATCGGCAATTCGTTCAatattctttctcccttggcAGACATGGATCTAGATGTCTTCCTTCGCGAGGGGCATCAAAGGTGCCCAGACTTCACATTACGTGACCTGATGCAAGAGGCCGCGCATCTCGCTGGGGCTCTGGCCTTCTTACATCAAGGATTGGACAGCAATCCACCAGGCCTTAGCTGCTGTCACATGGACCTTAAGCCAGGAAATATACTTGTGTTTCATGGAGACGCCCTGGACTTTCCAAAAGTGGGAAAGTGGAAGATCTCTGATTTTGGAATCTCGATTATGTCTAGACCTGAGAGAACCGGCACGACTGTTACGGAATTTGTGGATTCATTCACCCAGCGACAGAGGTTATCACCGCCTCCTGGTCCATATCAATCACCAGATGGTGCAGGGCATGGTCTTAAGAGTGACATCTGGTCCTTAGGGTGTATTTTGACCCGAATCCTCGCTCTCGGCTTAGAAGGGGCAGATGGAATGATGCATCTTGACCAACTAAGGGGTACCGATGGGGATGGAGCATCCCCTTATGAGAATGACTATTTCCACCGTGGCTCGCCTCCTGTGCTGAATCCCCACGTCCAGTCATGGCTTTCTGGGTTAACCAGCGGTCGTTATAATTACAACCAGGAGTTTCTGACAAGATGTCAGTCTTTGATTGTTTCTATGCTTGCCATCAGCCACGATGACAGACCGAGCGCTAGGAATGTTCAAGAGGAATTGCATAACTTGGTTGAAATTGCTCAACCAATTGTTCTTCGCACACCCAGTATAAACACCAGTGTGGGTGGGTCGGCGTCAGTCGGCAGCGGGTCAGACAACATAAGGGTCAACAGCAGGGACATCCAGCCAGGAAATGAACGACTTCTGTCGGAAGTCATTAACCTGTGGAATGGGGATGTCAATATTGAGGGGATTTGGGACGGCAATGATAGGCTACTCATATATCTTATTCGGTTGGACTACGCAACGGCCCTCGAGGTGCTCTTGGCTCGCCACCCGGGCCTCGACCTTGAGACCCCAGATTCCAAAGGAGACACGCCTCTCAAAATAGCCGCCGCTGCGGGTAAGCGTCACATCGTTGAGATGCTCCTCAATGCCGGTGCGAACATTGACGCCCCGTCCAGAAGGGGTGGTACTCCACTCATGCCAGCATGCAGGCACGGCCATGTCTCAACCGTCCGACTTCTTCTAGACCGTGGAGCGGACTGCTCAAGCCATTGCGAGGATGGCTACACATGCTTGCACTATGCTATTTACAGTGATAATGGGGCGAACATAATCCAACTTCTCAATGGAAAGGTTTCCTTTAATATCCGCCGTTCCCGCACCGATGAAACTCCTCTGCTCTCATTGATTGTACGGTATGATGGCACAGAGTCTTGGTGGGATAAGTTCGGGAGACTTTTACAAGGGTCCGCAGACATCAATATGGCCGATATACACCGTTTCACACCTCTGTCACGTGCTGTAGAGCAAGGTCACTCACAATTGGCAGCCATACTCCTAAGCCAGGGAGCAAA TTACCGAGATAACCCTTtcgttcctgttcctgttcctgtttctgtcttttctctctatctGTTTCATTATTTCTCAGTTCTTATCAttgcatttcttcttcttcttcttcttcttcttcttcttcttcttcttcgacttaTCCGCCTCTTTCTCGTTTCCCTAGGTGtatcttttttctttctatttctatatctGGGGAAGATGGTTAGATTCTGCTGTGAGGAAAAGCGGGTTGCTTGTATCAAGGAGTAA